The Deltaproteobacteria bacterium genome window below encodes:
- a CDS encoding penicillin-insensitive murein endopeptidase encodes MRFVGMHALALAATWSFGSSAAFTDTPTIAAVSLEHEPAPTVARGFAVVPFEPRATVVLDAVHWTAPRRESSRQLALRFGLTTDELHALAPELDAGVEPGQRVLVYRHDPDAPSRSMGSPNRGRIQHAAAFPEGEGWVLRGYRPRTWATRGTVSALAGALGEWRERFPEAQPVLLGEFSRRAGGRVRPHKSHCSGRDVDVGYVLRTAPAAHRFTVATFDTLDAAATWGLVERLVASGAVESIFMATQVQRQLLPYAMGRVEPSRLPAIFSVLAPNARAQKKALLRAWGGHDDHMHVRFACGEGDPECGDAVRRSTKKRRKGRKRR; translated from the coding sequence GTGCGGTTCGTCGGCATGCACGCGCTCGCGCTGGCCGCGACGTGGTCGTTCGGTTCGAGCGCGGCGTTCACCGACACGCCGACGATCGCGGCGGTGTCGCTCGAGCACGAGCCCGCGCCGACGGTGGCCCGCGGCTTCGCGGTGGTGCCGTTCGAGCCGCGCGCGACCGTGGTGCTCGACGCGGTGCACTGGACCGCGCCGCGCCGCGAGTCGAGCCGGCAGCTGGCGCTGCGCTTCGGGCTCACCACCGACGAGCTGCACGCGCTCGCGCCCGAGCTCGACGCCGGTGTCGAGCCCGGCCAGCGCGTGCTGGTGTACCGCCACGATCCCGACGCGCCGTCACGCTCGATGGGTTCGCCCAACCGCGGACGCATCCAGCACGCCGCCGCGTTCCCCGAGGGCGAGGGCTGGGTGTTGCGGGGCTATCGCCCGCGCACGTGGGCCACGCGCGGCACCGTGTCGGCGCTGGCCGGGGCGCTGGGGGAGTGGCGCGAGCGCTTCCCCGAGGCACAGCCGGTGCTGCTGGGCGAGTTCTCGCGCCGGGCCGGCGGCCGCGTGCGACCCCACAAGTCGCACTGCAGCGGGCGCGACGTCGACGTCGGCTACGTGCTGCGCACGGCACCCGCGGCCCATCGCTTCACCGTGGCCACGTTCGACACGCTCGACGCGGCCGCGACCTGGGGCTTGGTCGAGCGCCTGGTTGCTAGCGGCGCCGTCGAGTCGATCTTCATGGCCACGCAGGTGCAGCGGCAGCTGCTGCCGTACGCGATGGGCCGAGTCGAGCCCTCGCGGCTGCCGGCGATCTTCTCGGTGCTGGCACCCAATGCGCGCGCGCAGAAGAAGGCGTTGTTGCGCGCCTGGGGCGGGCACGACGATCACATGCACGTGCGCTTCGCCTGTGGCGAGGGCGATCCCGAGTGCGGTGACGCGGTGCGGCGATCGACCAAGAAGCGCCGCAAGGGTCGCAAGCGTCGCTAG